Proteins co-encoded in one Lucilia cuprina isolate Lc7/37 chromosome X, ASM2204524v1, whole genome shotgun sequence genomic window:
- the LOC111683435 gene encoding transcriptional activator cubitus interruptus, whose amino-acid sequence MDAYALPPYFPLAYSDLQYLASRRAAAVAAATVLPPPPPTQQAALNGTNGGNGIDCMPNGTHTSENDNAPPGQTANSQSPMMSAHNTHLGHAVHHHASHAGLHAPPPPPHAATSQAHEFHPAYRIPGYIEHLYSLQRVSPTSSFHDPYSNCATAFHLTGLGLNSGDYLGARGVGSLGELHPAAAAAAAANSLASTDFHFSIDNARLSSSRTGSIRASISRKRALSSSPYSDSFDINSMIRFSPNSLATIMNGSRASSAASGSYGHLSAGAMSPMHSAMSPHIQQLQAHLLRASAGLLHPLPTHQAAAANMLSMGHVHTLQSAVAAAAAYNAATAANGNPSSASGNNSPFHPPINGHTNNLAPTVNSNQNNMINSTTKQMHYEEVCTERSKSEQPSSTSHNDITQQEADSASANSTTARRQHRPNKITTSSNSATPTTTSTTSQHHHSNNNHVQCGPPTTTTPHSDYDCATVDTTDIKDEPGDFIETNCHWQDCGIEFMTQDELVKHINNDHIQSNKKAFVCRWEDCSRGEKPFKAQYMLVVHMRRHTGEKPHKCTFEGCCKAYSRLENLKTHLRSHTGEKPYTCEYPGCSKAFSNASDRAKHQNRTHSNEKPYVCKAPGCIKRYTDPSSLRKHVKTVHGAEFYANKKHKGSIHDNDNSGGGNNGVGKLDSPDDYRSNKATSLSSPSIKSESDANSPPQLSVHSPTISQTGNQAAHNQMQFKPASGIRMGPGSEIGDVMGAYNNHDDYGNIPANDDESWLYDDDVDAADLPIVLRAMVSISNSPNNSMVTSGGGSSSISAGTMRQRFRSRLQAKGINLNAPALSNIPEINRNIGIGELNQRITDLKMEPGTVGLPSAKHTDAKNPATSSTNLNDLQTRLYSNANTMISNYGGSLMQANLRRDSQNSNASTYYCSMQSRRSSQCSQLSSISTMRPCSYNAGSLYDPISPGCSRRSSQMSNVTTGGVSSPAAALSNGTNRVGANSICSGNNSCLGSAFNSTNNPSLPPPPSSHLISTHLQRLQTSSSSSACLKHPHESGRFSIPNALAMSHIGSHIPQQINEQNNNKTSGRRLSEPVRQSYERLLPSQSTLMGTFQNVGLNNAKKPVTSNNSIALEAGAKETTETSLDHHPNEKVNLDEVEEDELIENKLVLPDEMLQYLNQVADKTSNNMSNNSAKESAHVVCQPPMSSPNIYPNSPESPSTITQVMSPQSGHTMSALGSPYSQRNYDQRSQADTHRRQYYYDYCHERSENANSQGINTNNYFCSQQPTIKPIQEVNSTFTQNITAPADSSMTSLPDISSNSNTTKSNYFGNPSAQSQLPTTHTKPAQPSNTTVHNEIQCQDITQSQMSPAIVKPHSGSCNNNMDISYSQNQLSFNQFMPPASATCYNAVNNNSAKNNNTTTSSSNMCTDAYQRTLEYVQNCQSWLQTKKNPNQNSPNSEFVMPPVPNTNRLQSVHQQHQPDVTSSTHPSPNMVINDMTTSLSSLLEENRYLQMIQ is encoded by the exons ATATTCAGATTTACAATATTTGGCATCTCGAAGAGCAGCAGCCGTTGCTGCTGCAACTGTATTGCCACCGCCTCCACCAACCCAACAAGCTGCATTAAATGGTACTAATGGTGGAAATGGTATAGATTGTATGCCAAATGGAACACATACCTCAGAAAATGATAATGCACCCCCTGGACAAACAGCAAATAGTCAGAGTCCAATGATGTCCGCACATAATACTCATCTTGGTCACGCGGTACATCACCATGCCAGTCATGCTGGTTTGCATGCACCACCACCTCCACCACATGCTGCTACTTCGCAAGCCCATGAATTTCATCCAGCCTATCGAATTCCAGGTTATATTGAACATCTATATTCCTTGCAGCGTGTAAGTCCCACTTCTTCTTTTCACG ACCCGTACTCCAATTGTGCCACAGCGTTTCATTTAACTGGCTTGGGACTTAATTCTGGAGATTATTTGGGTGCTCGAGGCGTTGGTTCCTTAGGTGAATTGCATCCTGCAGCAGCGGCTGCAGCAGCAGCCAATTCCCTAGCAAGCACTGACTTTCATTTTAGCATTGACAATGCCAGACTCAGTTCGTCACGTACAGGCAGTATAAGAGCAAGCATTAGTCGAAAAAGGGCTCTTTCATCCTCTCCCTATTCAGATTCATTCGACATTAATTCAATGATTCGTTTTTCACCTAATTCCTTGGCTACCATAATGAATGGTTCGCGCGCTAGTAGCGCTGCTAGCGGCTCTTATGGTCACTTGTCAGCTGGCGCCATGAGCCCAATGCATAGTGCTATGTCACCACATATTCAACAATTACAAGCTCATTTGCTCAGAGCTAGTGCTGGACTACTGCACCCTCTTCCTACACACCAAGCGGCAGCCGCTAACATGCTCTCCATGGGTCATGTACATACATTGCAATCAGCTGTTGCTGCTGCCGCTGCATATAATGCGGCAACCGCCGCCAACGGAAACCCCAGCAGTGCTAGTGGCAACAATTCTCCTTTTCATCCTCCAATAAATGGACACACAAATAATCTAGCCCCTACCGTAAATAGTAATCAAAACAATATGATTAATAGTACTACTAAACAAATG caTTATGAAGAAGTGTGTACGGAACGTTCTAAGAGTGAACAGCCTTCTTCCACCTCGCATAACGATATCACTCAACAGGAAGCGGATAGTGCTTCGGCTAATTCGACAACGGCTCGAAGACAGCATCGTCCTAATAAAATCACAACATCTAGTAATTCTGCTACGCCAACTACTACCTCAACGACATCGCAACACCACCATAGCAACAATAATCATGTGCAGTGTGGACCACCAACTACAACTACGCCACATAGCGATTATGACTGTGCCACCGTGGACACGACAGATATAAAAGATGAACCAGGAGATTTCATCGAGACCAATTGCCATTGGCAAGATTGTGGTATTGAATTTATGACGCAGGACGAATTAGTAAAGCATATAAATAATGATCACATacaaagcaataaaaaagcATTCGTCTGCCGTTGGGAAGATTGTTCACGCGGTGAAAAACCATTTAAAGCTCAGTACATGCTTGTTGTACACATGCGTCGTCATACAGGAGAAAAACCGCACAAATGCACG TTTGAAGGATGTTGCAAAGCGTATTCTcgattggaaaatttaaaaactcattTGCGATCGCACACTGGTGAAAAGCCGTACACTTGCGAATATCCAGGATGTAGTAAGGCCTTTAGCAACGCCAGTGATAGAGCTAAACATCAGAATCGCACCCACAGCAATGAG aaGCCATACGTTTGCAAAGCGCCTGGATGTATCAAACGTTACACTGATCCAAGTTCTCTTAGAAAACATGTGAAAACCGTACACGGTGCCGAATTTTACgccaacaaaaaacacaaaggCTCTATTCATGACAACGATAATTCCGGAGGAGGTAATAATGGTGTGGGTAAATTAGATTCTCCTGATGACTATCGTTCGAATAAAGCAACTAGCTTATCAAGTCCCAGCATTAAGTCTGAATCAGATGCTAATTCACCACCGCAGTTATCGGTGCATAGTCCGACCATTTCGCAAACTGGCAACCAGGCAGCTCATAACCAAATGCAGTTCAAACCAGCTAGTGGTATTCGCATGGGGCCAGGAAGTGAGATAGGTGATGTTATGGGAGCGTATAATAATCATGATGATTATGGAAACATTCCAGCAAACGACGATGAATCATGGCtttatgatgatgatgtagATGCTGCAGATTTGCCTATAGTTCTAAGGGCTATGGTTAGTATTAGCAATAGCCCCAATAATAGTATGGTTACAAGTGGTGGTGGATCATCCTCGATATCTGCCGGAACTATGCGTCAGCGTTTTCGCTCGCGTTTACAAGCCAAAGGTATTAATCTTAATGCGCCAGCTTTATCTAATATACCCGAAATCAACCGCAACATTGGTATTGGTGAGCTAAATCAGCGCATTACAGACTTAAAAATGGAACCAGGTACTGTTGGACTACCCTCAGCAAAACATACCGATGCGAAGAATCCCGCCACTTCATCAACTAATTTGAACGATTTACAAACACGTTTATACTCTAACGCAAACACTATGATCAGCAATTATGGTGGTTCTTTAATGCAAGCTAATTTGCGTCGAGATAGTCAAAATTCAAATGCCAGTACATATTATTGTAGCATGCAGAGTAGGCGTAGTAGCCAATGTTCCCAATTGTCGTCCATTTCGACGATGCGGCCATGCTCGTACAATGCTGGATCATTGTACGATCCAATTTCACCCGGATGTTCTCGTCGCTCAAGCCAAATGTCCAACGTGACTACCGGAGGAGTAAGTTCCCCAGCTGCAGCACTTAGCAATGGAACCAATAGAGTTGGTGCAAATTCAATTTGTAGTGGCAATAATTCTTGCTTAGGAAGTGCATTTAATTCTACAAATAACCCAAGCTTGCCTCCACCTCCATCTTCACATTTAATTTCCACACACTTGCAACGTTTACAGACATCTTCTTCATCTTCGGCTTGTTTGAAGCATCCCCATGAAAGTGGACGTTTTTCTATACCAAATGCTCTAGCAATGTCTCATATCGGAAGCCATATACCGCAGCAAattaatgaacaaaataataacaaaacttcTGGACGACGACTTTCGGAACCTGTTCGACAATCATATGAGCGTCTCCTACCATCACAATCAACATTAATGGGTACTTTCCAAAATGTGGGCTTAAATAACGCGAAGAAACCAGTTACTTCTAATAATTCTATTGCCTTAGAAGCGGGAGCCAAAGAAACTACAGAAACTTCTTTGGATCACCATCCCAATGAGAAAGTGAACCTTGATGAGGTTGAGGAGGATGaacttattgaaaataaacttgTATTACCCGATGAAATGTTGCAATACTTAAATCAAGTAGCAGACAAGACAAGTAACAACATGAGCAATAACTCAGCCAAAGAATCTGCACACGTTGTTTGTCAACCGCCTATGTCTTCGCCGAATATTTATCCCAACAGCCCTGAGAGTCCGTCAACCATTACTCAAGTTATGTCTCCCCAATCTGGCCATACCATGTCTGCATTAGGAAGTCCCTATTCTCAGCGAAATTACGATCAGCGCTCTCAAGCTGATACTCATCGTCGCCAATATTATTACGATTACTGTCACGAACGTTCTGAGAATGCAAATAGCCAAGGTATAAATACTAATAATTACTTCTGTTCTCAACAGCCAACAATAAAACCGATTCAGGAAGTAAACTCAacattcactcaaaatatcacaGCTCCCGCTGATAGTTCAATGACAAGTTTACCCGATATTTCTAGTAATAGTAATACTACAAAATCCAACTATTTCGGTAATCCCTCGGCTCAATCTCAGTTGCCTACAACCCATACAAAACCTGCGCAGCCCAGTAACACCACGGTGCATAACGAAATACAATGTCAAGATATCACTCAATCTCAAATGTCACCAGCAATTGTCAAACCACATTCAGGGTCATGTAACAATAACATGGATATTAGTTATTCACAAAATCAATTGTCATTTAATCAGTTCATGCCACCAGCATCAGCAACGTGCTACAATGCTGTCAATAATAATAGcgccaaaaataataatacaacaacaagcAGCAGCAATATGTGCACTGATGCTTATCAACGCACCTTGGAATACGtacaaaactgtcaaagttggttacaaactaaaaaaaacccAAATCAAAATTCGCCAAACAGTGAATTTGTCATGCCTCCAGTGCCAAATACCAATCGCCTACAGTCAGTCCATCAACAACACCAACCAGATGTTACGAGTTCTACCCATCCATCTCCAAATATGGTTATTAATGATATGACCACATCACTTAGCTCTCTACTTGAAGAAAATCGCTATCTACAAATGATTCAGTAG